DNA from Polaribacter sp. NJDZ03:
TTTTGTGTATTAATCTTCTAAAAAATAATAATGAATTTCATCAATAAAATAAATAAATACCTTTTAGAACATTACCCATTAATATGGAATACTCGTTTAGTTTGGATGCTTGGAGTAAATATAATTATTCACCTACTTTTCTTTTTAATAGGCTTTTGTACTGTAAATGATTTATCAGATTTAAAAGAACATCATAAATTAGATGATTTTTTCTACATTACATCTAACGTGTATTATAACGTGTTAATCTCTATTTTTATCTTATTAATTTGGATAATTTTTTACTTAAGAAACAATGCTTTTAAGAATTTATATTCTATAAAAAAAGGAATGATTTTTCAGCAATTTTGCATTGTTTTTCTCATCATCTTAATAAGTACAACACAATTTTATTCTTTTAAAACCGGGTTAAAAATTAAAACGAGGTCTCTTTATAGTTGGCAAGAAATAGATAAAGATATTAAGGTTTTTAATAAGTTTAGTTTGTTTTTAGCGCAAAATCAAGTTGAATATGAAATAGATAAAAAAGAATATCCGGCTCCTTTTCCTTTAAAGGTTGTAGTTGGCTATAATCATAATTTAGAAGCAAATATTGATACTACACAAGCTTTTATCAAAATGGATGGTCGTTTTTTACAGTTTTATAAGTTCAATAGTAATTATGATATAGAAACGAATAACTCTTACGAAGCTAGATCTGAGATTGTTTTTGATAATTTTGACAATAGAACTATAATTGATATAAGTGAGTTTAAAGAGTTTTTAAGTCCGTCGCTATTAAACTATTCAAAACAGGAGTTTAATTACGGTCAAGATGCTTTAGATTACAAAAACCAGCTTAATTTTTGTGAAGAAATATTAAATAATAAAGATGATGTTAAAATAAAGCAAGGTTTAAATAAAGTGTTTTCTTTATCAAAAAAATATGAAATAGAGCATAACTTAACAATGGATAATTGGTTTCGTTTAATAGATAACAAACCAAATTATTTATTAACCGAATTGATAAACACGAGCAACCCAAATGCAGAGTACTATACAAGAGGAGGTTTTGGTGAGAGTACTTTATCTTCGGGTAAAGAGATTCCATATTCCAAGAGTCTATATTTTGATTTTAATGATACTGATAATTTTTTTAAGAACGTTTATGAAGCTTACTTCTCGGGTTTTGATATTGTCTTTTTGTATTTTATAATTGCCTTTTCTTTTTGTTTAAGTATTCTTATTTTAATATTTAAAACAACAAGTATTAAAACACTATTGTTAAGTTTTGTAGCAAGTTTGGTTGTATTGGTATTAATAGTTTGGTTAATGTCTTCTTCTAACAATTTGTTTGGGTATAGTAAATACAACGAGTACTTTATAATATTATTTATCTCGTTTTTAATTATCGTTTTTTCAATTTTTTCTTATATTTTAAACTGGAAAAAAACAATAATATCTATCTTTTGGTCTTTAGTTTTATTTGCAGTACCAACCTTCTTTTTATTTACTGCTTTTAGTTATTCTAGATTTTTAAAAGATGCATATTTAGAGTTAAACCCTCAAAATTATAATTATAAAAGTAATTTTGAAACGTGGTTTCAGAATTATGGTTTTTGGGCAATACTGTTGATTAGTGTAATTACAATCTACGTGTATTCGTTATTTATTAGAAAATTAAAAGCAAGACCTGAGTAAACAATTTTAGACTAAAACATAATAAAACCACTTATTTCTAAGTGGTTTTTAAAATAATTTACTGGTTGTTTTATTAACTTTTACCTTTTATTAAACTAAGTGCTACAGCAGCAATTCCTAAAGCAATAGTAATATATGAATTGGTGTTGTCTTGAGATTTTATTAAATCTAAATCACCAATAGAAACTTCTGTTTCTGGTTGAATCATAGTGTAAGTTCCGTAAACAAGTAGTGCAACTCCGGCTATTAATAATACTGTTTTAATTGTTTTGTTCATGATTTTCTGTTTTATTATAAAGTTACGAAAAATATATAAATATAAAAAACCACGCAAATTGCGTGGTTTTTTATATTTATATAATAATTGATTTTGAGATCTACAAATCGAAACCAATATTTACGTTTAATTTGTTTGCAATTATCTTAGTAATACGTTGTTTTACCTCTGGTATTTTAACGCTTTCTAAAACAGTATTTGCAAAAGCAAACATTAACAATGCTTTCCCTTCTTTTTTAGGAATACCACGTTGTTGCATGTAAAATAATGCTTCATCATCTAATTGACCAACAGTACAACCATGAGAACATTTTACATCATCAGCAAAAATTTCTAGTTGAGGTTTTGCATTAATCGTTGCTTTACCACTTAATAAAACATTATTGTTTTGTTGGTATGCGTTTGTTTTTTGAGCTTCTTTATTTACAATTACTTTACCATTAAAAACGGCTGTAGAGCGCTCGTCATAAATTCCTTTATAATCTTGATGAGATTCGCAATTAGGCTCTATGTGATGCACTAAAGTATGGTGATCTATATGTTGCTTCCCTTCGCTAATTGTAATCCCTTTTAAGATAGAATCTATGTATTCTCCTTTTTGATAAAAGTTTAAATTGTTTCTGGTGATATTTCCTCCAAAAGAAAAAGTATGTACAGAAACAACGCTATTAGATTTTTGTTCTACAAAAGAATTATCTACTAACGATGCATTTAAATCATCATTCTGAATCTTATAATAATCTACAAATGCTCTTTTATCAGCAAAAATTTCTGTAACCGAATTGGTTAAAACAGGATTGCTTGTTAAACTTTGATGACGTTCTATTATTTGAACATGAGAATTCTCTCCAACAACAATTAAATTTCTAGGTTGTAGCATTGTAGCAGCTTCTGTACCTGTAGTGAAATTGATAATTTGAATCGGTTTTTTTACTTCGGTATTTCTAGGAATATGAATGTATGCTCCTTCTGTTGCAAATGCAGTATTTAAAGATGTTAAATTATCTTTTTCTGCAATTTTATTAAAGTAGTTTTCTATTACTGGCTTATATTTATCTTTAGCTAAAGCTGCAGACATTAAGCAAACATCTATAGCATCGTGTGTGGTTTCTGATAAAAAAGAGCTGTATTTTCCATTGATAAAAACAATTTTATAAGTGTCTATATCATGTATAAAATACTGTTTTACATCAGCCATTTCTATATTACAGTCTTTCTTAGGAAAAATGCTATAATCGTGTTTTAAGACAGCGTTTAAAGAAGTGTACCTCCAAGCTTCTAATTTCTTAGTAGGAAACCCTAATGTTTCAAAGTTTTTAAATGCTTTAGAACGGATTTCGTGTATGTCAGAATTGGTGTCTACATCATTTTCAAATGCAAGGTATGATGATAATAGTTTGTCTTTTAATTCCATTGTTTCAGTCTTCAGTACTCAGTTTACAATAGTTTTATGAATTTTCATTAAACTATTGTAAACTGACTATTTTTTATTCTTAACTTAATTTTATACACAGTTGCTGGATGCAAACTGCTACTGATTTTACTGTGAACTTATACAAGTTCTTTAATCCAATCGTATCCTTTTTCCTCTAGTTCTAAAGCTAAAGAAGCATCTCCACTTTTTACGATTTTCCCATCATGTAAAACGTGTACAAAATCTGGTACGATATAATCTAATAAACGTTGGTAATGCGTAATTACAATTACTGCATTGTCTTTAGATTTTAATTTATTTACCCCGTTTGCAACAATACGCAAAGCATCAATATCTAAACCAGAATCAGTTTCATCAAGAATGGCTAATTTTGGTTCTAACATTGCCATTTGAAAAATCTCATTACGTTTCTTTTCTCCTCCAGAAAAACCTTCGTTTAAAGAACGAGATAAAAATTTACGGTCTATTTCTAATAATTCAGATTTTTCTCTGATCATTTTTAACATGTCTTTTGCAGGCATGTCTTCTAAACCTTTTGCTTTACGAGTTTCGTTAATTGCAGTTTTAATAAAATTGGTTACAGAAACTCCAGGAATTTCTACAGGATATTGAAAAGATAAAAACACACCATTATGTGCTCTTTCTTCTGGTGCTAATTCGCTAATGTCTTCTCCATTTAACTCAATTGTACCAGCAGTAACTTCATAATCATCTTTACCGGCAATAATATTAGCCAAAGTACTTTTACCAGCACCATTAGGTCCCATTATTGCATGTACTTCACCTGCTTTTACTTCTAAACTCAATCCTTTTAAAATTGATTTATCATCAATACTCGCTTGTAAATTTTCTATTTTTAACATTCTTTTTATGCTATTGGCTTTTAGCTTTTGGCTAGAAGCATTATTTTTAATAATTGTATATTTTATGGTTGGTTATAAATTATCCAACACTTCCTTCTAAACTAATCTCCAATAATTTTTGAGCTTCTACAGCAAATTCCATTGGCAATTTATTTAAAACCTCTTTACTAAATCCGTTTACAATTAAAGCAATTGCTTTTTCTGTATCAATACCACGTTGGTTACAGTAAAATAATTGTTCTTCACCAATTTTACTTGTAGTTGCTTCGTGTTCTACTTGAGCTGTTTTATTCTTAACTTCTATATAAGGAAACGTGTGTGCACCACATGCATTACCCATCAATAAAGAATCGCATTGAGAGAAATTACGTGCGTTTTCTGCTCTTGCATGTATCTGTACCAAACCTCTATAGGAGTTTTGTGAGTTACCTGCTGAGATTCCTTTAGAAATAATGGTAGACTTAGTATTTTTACCTAAGTGAATCATTTTTGTACCTGTATCTGCTTGTTGAAAATTATTAGTAACTGCAATTGAGTAAAACTCACCTACAGAATTATTTCCTTTTAAAATACAAGAAGGATATTTCCAAGTTACAGCAGAACCAGTTTCTACTTGTGTCCAAGAAATTTTAGCATTGGTTTCACACAATCCTCTTTTGGTTACAAAATTGTAAACGCCACCTTTTCCTTCTTTATTACCAGGATACCAGTTTTGTACAGTAGAATATTTAATTTCAGCATCATCCATTGCAATTAATTCTACAACAGCTGCATGTAATTGATTTTCATCTCTACTTGGCGCAGTACATCCTTCTAAGTAAGATACATAACTCCCTGCATCTGCAACTACTAGAGTTCTTTCAAACTGTCCTGTTCCACCTTCATTAATTCTAAAATAGGTAGAAAGTTCCATCGGACAACGAACACCTTTTGGAATGTAACAGAAAGATCCATCAGAAAAAACAGCCGAATTTAATGCTGCATAAAAGTTGTCTGTAGTTGGTACAACGGTTCCTAAATATTTTCTTACCAATTCTGGATGTTCTTGAATTGCTTCAGAAATAGGCATAAAAATAATACCTTTTTCACCTAATGTTTTCTTAAAAGTAGTAGCAACAGAAACAGAATCCATTACAATATCTACCGCTACATTAGCTAATTTTTTTTGTTCGTCTAAAGAAATTCCTAAACGTTTAAAAGTGTCCAATAATTCTGGATCTACTTCATCTAAACTATTTAATTTAGGTTTCTTTTTTGGTGCAGAATAGTAAGCAATGTCTTGAAAACTTGGTTTCGCATAATGCACATTAGCCCATTCTGGTTCTTCCATTTTTTCCCAAACCCTATAAGCCTCTAAACGCCATTCGGTCATCCATTCTGGCTCATTTTTCTTTTTAGAAATTGCGCGAACAACATCTTCACTTAATCCTACAGGAAATGTGTCACTTTCTATATCTGTGTAAAAACCGTATTTATATTCTTGAGTTTTTAATTCTTCTTCTAGCTGTTCCTCTGTGTACTTTGACATCTTTTTCTTAAATTTTTAAAGTGAGAATGATTCTCCACAACCACAAGTTCTATTTGCGTTTGGGTTGTTAAAAACAAATCCTTTTCCGTTTAAACCTCCAGAGTATTCTAAGGTGGTTCCAACTAAATATAAAAAGCTTTTTTTATCAACAATGATTTTTACATCATTCTCCATAAACACCTTATCGTTTTCTTCTTTTTTGTTATCGAAAGTTAAATCGTAAGATAAACCTGAACAACCACCACTTTTTACACCAACGCGTACAAAATCGGTTGCTGCATTAAAGCCATCGTCAGTCATTAATTCTATGACTTTCTTCTTTGCTGTGTCTGAAACTTTTATCATAATTTTAAATAGATTAAATCTAAATTGTGGACAAATATACAATATAAGTCGAAGAAAAATAACAAACTTTCATTAACAAACCCAATTATGCAATTGGTTTTATTGATTGTTCTTTTAAGTAACCGTTTTACAGACCATGATATTATTTTAGATTAATAATATACTATT
Protein-coding regions in this window:
- the sufD gene encoding Fe-S cluster assembly protein SufD gives rise to the protein MELKDKLLSSYLAFENDVDTNSDIHEIRSKAFKNFETLGFPTKKLEAWRYTSLNAVLKHDYSIFPKKDCNIEMADVKQYFIHDIDTYKIVFINGKYSSFLSETTHDAIDVCLMSAALAKDKYKPVIENYFNKIAEKDNLTSLNTAFATEGAYIHIPRNTEVKKPIQIINFTTGTEAATMLQPRNLIVVGENSHVQIIERHQSLTSNPVLTNSVTEIFADKRAFVDYYKIQNDDLNASLVDNSFVEQKSNSVVSVHTFSFGGNITRNNLNFYQKGEYIDSILKGITISEGKQHIDHHTLVHHIEPNCESHQDYKGIYDERSTAVFNGKVIVNKEAQKTNAYQQNNNVLLSGKATINAKPQLEIFADDVKCSHGCTVGQLDDEALFYMQQRGIPKKEGKALLMFAFANTVLESVKIPEVKQRITKIIANKLNVNIGFDL
- the sufC gene encoding Fe-S cluster assembly ATPase SufC — encoded protein: MLKIENLQASIDDKSILKGLSLEVKAGEVHAIMGPNGAGKSTLANIIAGKDDYEVTAGTIELNGEDISELAPEERAHNGVFLSFQYPVEIPGVSVTNFIKTAINETRKAKGLEDMPAKDMLKMIREKSELLEIDRKFLSRSLNEGFSGGEKKRNEIFQMAMLEPKLAILDETDSGLDIDALRIVANGVNKLKSKDNAVIVITHYQRLLDYIVPDFVHVLHDGKIVKSGDASLALELEEKGYDWIKELV
- the sufB gene encoding Fe-S cluster assembly protein SufB: MSKYTEEQLEEELKTQEYKYGFYTDIESDTFPVGLSEDVVRAISKKKNEPEWMTEWRLEAYRVWEKMEEPEWANVHYAKPSFQDIAYYSAPKKKPKLNSLDEVDPELLDTFKRLGISLDEQKKLANVAVDIVMDSVSVATTFKKTLGEKGIIFMPISEAIQEHPELVRKYLGTVVPTTDNFYAALNSAVFSDGSFCYIPKGVRCPMELSTYFRINEGGTGQFERTLVVADAGSYVSYLEGCTAPSRDENQLHAAVVELIAMDDAEIKYSTVQNWYPGNKEGKGGVYNFVTKRGLCETNAKISWTQVETGSAVTWKYPSCILKGNNSVGEFYSIAVTNNFQQADTGTKMIHLGKNTKSTIISKGISAGNSQNSYRGLVQIHARAENARNFSQCDSLLMGNACGAHTFPYIEVKNKTAQVEHEATTSKIGEEQLFYCNQRGIDTEKAIALIVNGFSKEVLNKLPMEFAVEAQKLLEISLEGSVG
- a CDS encoding iron-sulfur cluster assembly accessory protein, whose amino-acid sequence is MIKVSDTAKKKVIELMTDDGFNAATDFVRVGVKSGGCSGLSYDLTFDNKKEENDKVFMENDVKIIVDKKSFLYLVGTTLEYSGGLNGKGFVFNNPNANRTCGCGESFSL